In the genome of Mytilus edulis chromosome 3, xbMytEdul2.2, whole genome shotgun sequence, one region contains:
- the LOC139516336 gene encoding uncharacterized protein encodes MGWNIQILIGLSSIGMLNFIFYFLYMTKSQTPERIEPCSITTYLSAFTNFMDNNGKLQFSDSLSKECLGKAGNDVNMIVRKSVAHSIRECQIENARKIGRMPLKDNILTLFTSWIIESDKFHVHNNTVINWNTFMPRVNLVLFTNDSGLSAYVRDRGWTSYPVTRHAAGGAPILKTMFQTVMKNFNSTFYAYANSDNLFDSSLLDTLSTVYNELDNKKPIFISGRRTNVAFLTPKEAASYGNIQQAAKTRGSLFLTNAEDYFITNQHFDWSGFPDLVIGRRAYDNWLVLRARAIGALTVDVSKTLLLVHQTTKGGNFEGHGRVDPNYNDALILRLRLDRKYEKGFTTCMEYETFMSLCDETEIIQRNVIPDYCK; translated from the coding sequence ATGGGTTGGAACATACAGATATTAATTGGTCTTTCATCTATTGGGATGTtaaattttatattctatttcCTCTACATGACGAAATCACAAACGCCGGAAAGGATAGAACCCTGTTCAATTACGACATATTTAAGTGCTTTTACGAATTTTATGGATAATAACGGCAAACTACAGTTTTCTGATTCATTATCAAAGGAATGCCTGGGAAAGGCAGGAAATGACGTAAATATGATTGTCAGAAAATCAGTTGCCCATAGTATCCGGGAGTGTCAAATAGAAAATGCTAGGAAAATCGGTAGAATGCCTCTAAAGGATAATATTTTGACATTGTTTACTTCTTGGATAATAGAATCTGACAAATTTCATGTTCACAATAATACAGTTATAAACTGGAATACATTCATGCCTCGTGtaaatttggttttatttacAAACGACAGCGGTTTGTCTGCCTATGTGCGAGACCGAGGTTGGACGTCATATCCGGTGACAAGACATGCAGCAGGTGGCGCGCCAATTCTTAAAACTATGTTTCAGACTGTCATGAAAAATTTCAATTCCACCTTTTATGCATATGCAAACAGTGACAATCTTTTTGATTCGTCATTATTAGATACATTGTCAACAGTTTACAATGAGTTAGATAACAAAAAACCTATCTTCATTAGTGGCAGAAGGACAAATGTGGCATTTTTGACCCCGAAAGAAGCTGCATCTTATGGCAATATTCAACAGGCAGCTAAAACAAGAGGTAGCTTGTTCTTAACTAATGCTGAAGACTATTTTATAACAaaccagcattttgattggtcaGGTTTTCCTGACCTAGTGATTGGCCGAAGAGCATATGATAATTGGTTGGTATTACGTGCTCGTGCAATCGGTGCATTAACAGTTGATGTGTCTAAAACTTTGTTACTCGTTCATCAAACTACAAAAGGAGGTAATTTTGAAGGTCACGGTCGTGTAGACCCTAATTACAATGATGCACTCATTTTGCGTTTACGCCTTGATAGAAAATACGAAAAAGGGTTCACAACGTGTATGGAATATGAAACATTTATGTCACTTTGTGACGAAACTGAAATAATTCAGCGTAATGTGATACCCGATTACTGTAAGTGA
- the LOC139516332 gene encoding uncharacterized protein yields the protein MEKFITIFTFLVVFNMLMMIMSYVYIRKSQDRLFCSVSDFLSSAKLFLDHNGARTFKNILPNNCDVESTSLALHIQKLEKAFHSTVNECRRRHTFSRQMEYAEDHPVLTLFTTWEPSPEKSFVHNCTLRNWSSFIPKVNLVLFTNNSNLKKEALQYGWSVLPIIHHVEGVPVLKHMFQTVISTFNSTYYGFSNSDILFVDNLLNSLHTVNREYKDKNVFLTGRRTNIPHLSLKEVVSYDNIRKAASERGELFVVASEDYFITTSRFPWNTIPDFVIGRPAYDNWLVGFARCHFYTVIDITSTVLACHQTTKAGNKEGSKHKTLTSYNHALLVKLGLSTNYGAGFVICPEKKTYYNLCGDIEVMNRPINSFPKYCSCKTW from the coding sequence atggAGAAATTCATAACGATATTTACATTTCTTGTCGTATTTAATATGTTAATGATGATCATGTCGTACGTTTACATTCGTAAAAGTCAGGACAGATTATTCTGCTCTGTGAGCGATTTCCTGTCGTCTGCGAAATTATTCCTTGATCATAATGGTGcaagaacatttaaaaatattttaccgAATAATTGTGATGTAGAATCCACCAGTCTTGCTCTTCATATTCAAAAACTGGAAAAGGCATTCCATTCGACAGTTAATGAGTGCAGGCGTCGTCATACTTTTTCCCGCCAGATGGAATATGCAGAAGATCATCCAGTGCTAACATTATTCACAACATGGGAACCATCACCAGAAAAGTCGTTCGTTCACAATTGTACACTTAGAAACTGGAGTTCTTTCATACCAAAGGTAAATTTAGTTCTATTCACAaacaattcaaatttgaaaaaagaggCTTTACAATACGGCTGGTCTGTGCTACCGATTATTCACCACGTTGAAGGGGTGCCGGTGTTAAAGCATATGTTTCAAACTGTCATCTCAACCTTCAATTCTACGTATTATGGCTTTAGTAATAGtgatattttatttgttgatAACCTTTTAAATTCTTTACATACTGTAAATCGTGAATACAaagacaaaaatgtgtttttgacaGGAAGAAGAACTAATATCCCACATTTATCTTTAAAAGAAGTGGTTTCTTATGACAATATTCGAAAAGCGGCATCAGAGAGAGGAGAACTTTTTGTCGTTGCATCTGAAGACTATTTCATAACAACCTCCAGATTTCCTTGGAATACGATTCCAGACTTTGTGATTGGCAGACCTGCCTATGACAATTGGCTCGTTGGTTTTGCACGTTGTCATTTTTATACTGTTATTGACATAACTAGTACCGTCCTTGCTTGCCATCAGACAACAAAAGCTGGAAATAAAGAAGGATCAAAACACAAGACTTTAACATCTTATAATCATGCACTACTTGTCAAACTCGGTCTGAGCACGAATTATGGTGCAGGTTTTGTTATCTGTCCTGAAAAGAaaacatattataatttatgtgGAGATATAGAGGTTATGAATAGACCTATCAATTCTTTTCCAAAATATTGTTCATGCAAAACGTGGTGA